In Erpetoichthys calabaricus chromosome 15, fErpCal1.3, whole genome shotgun sequence, one DNA window encodes the following:
- the entpd6 gene encoding ectonucleoside triphosphate diphosphohydrolase 6 codes for MRIPKLALAFFFLFCVALYVMYIKWHIEALPLTDSKDYLKLKNDPDNLCQPISEEEDSRHFLYGIMFDAGSTGTRIHIFKFKQMPNDSPKLEHEIFKAIKPGLSAFADDPEKCTAGIEELLITAKQTIPCSRWKSTPLVLKATAGLRLLPDEKAEDLLNQVRNVFQKSPFLNKADCVSIMDGTDEGISAWITVNFLLGSLHGSLQRTVGMLDLGGGSTQITFSPQDEMTIQTSPIDYITSFQMFNNTHTLYSHSYLGLGLMSARLAILGGIEGHPLEEGEELQSPCLAPDYRGEWEHAEVVYTLRGQKAGEPIYESCYNKVEKMLYRKVKNAGEEKDLDFFAFSYYYDRAVDAGLIDERSGGVVKVEDYEMAAKKVCTSMETKPGEKPFLCLDLTYISVLLQELGFPKEKVFKLARKINDVETSWALGATFRYIESLQRQL; via the exons ATGAGGATACCAAAATTAGCCCtcgcctttttttttctcttctgtgtgGCGCTATACGTGATGTATATCAAATGGCACATTGAAGCTTTACCTCTCACAGACTCCAAAGACtacctgaaattaaaaaatgacccAGATAATCTTTGCCAGCCCATCTCGGAAGAAGAAGACAGCCGTCATTTCCTGTATGGAATTATGTTTGACGCTGGAAGTACAGGAACAAGGatccatatttttaaatttaaacaaatgcCAAACG ATTCCCCAAAATTGGAACATGAAATATTTAAAGCTATAAAACCTGGCCTATCTGCTTTTGCGGATGATcctgaaaaa TGCACTGCTGGAATCGAGGAACTCTTGATCACTGCGAAACAGACCATTCCCTGTTCACGTTGGAAAAGCACTCCTTTAGTACTGAAAGCCACAGCCGGGCTTCGCTTGTTACCAGATGAGAAAGCAGAAGACTTGCTCAACCAGGTGAG AAATGTTTTCCAGAAATCTCCATTTCTAAACAAAGCTGACTGTGTTTCTATCATGGATGGCACTGATgaag GTATTTCTGCATGGATTACTGTGAACTTTTTATTAG GCAGTTTGCATGGCTCGCTGCAGAGAACTGTTGGCATGCTTGATTTGGGAGGAGGTTCTACGCAAATAACATTCTCTCCACAAGATGAG ATGACCATCCAAACCTCTCCAATAGATTACATTACGTCTTTCCAGATGTTTAATAACACCCACACGCTGTATTCACACAG TTATCTCGGACTTGGTTTAATGTCAGCAAGACTTGCCATTTTAGGAGGAATTGAAGGTCACCCTT tggaagaaggagaagaactgCAGAGTCCTTGCTTGGCTCCAGACTACAGAGGAGAATGGGAGCATGCTGAGGTGGTCTACACTCTGAGGGGTCAGAAAGCAG GAGAGCCCATCTATGAGTCCTGCTATAATAAAGTAGAGAAAATGCTGTACAGGAAAGTGAAAAATGCAGGCGAGGAGAAAGACTTGGACTTCTTTGCGTTTTCATATTATTATGACCGGGCCGTAGATGCTGGTCTCATTG atgAACGTTCAGGAGGAGTCGTCAAAGTTGAAGATTATGAAATGGCAGCTAAAAAag TGTGCACAAGCATGGAAACTAAACCAGGAGAGAAGCCATTTCTGTGTCTCGATCTGACCTACATCTCCGTCTTACTGCAAGAGCTGGGCTTTCCGAAGGAGAAGGTCTTCAAG